A window of the Thermoleophilia bacterium SCSIO 60948 genome harbors these coding sequences:
- a CDS encoding YifB family Mg chelatase-like AAA ATPase, with the protein MHASARTFALIGVEAQEVRVEVDVRSGLPSFSLVGLPDAAVRESRERVRAAVSNAGFEFPQRRITANLAPADLRKAGPGFDLAIAAALLVASDQIKPRALEGLALAGELALDGGVRAAPGALAMAEAARRLELAGIAVARSSGGEAALAGDVRVVPVSHLADLKLLGSDDEPEQPSPLDIEPADPLPSDPDLADLRGQPMLRFALEVAAAGRHNMLMLGPPGAGKSLAARRLPSIMPALTRAEAIEVMRIAGACGRAGARIGRRPFRAPHHTISPAGLVGGGSPPRAGEITLAHRGVLFLDELGEFTREALEALRGPLEDGTVSITRANSRATFPCSFSLVAAANPCPCGRGADSGECECGPAAVRRYRGRLSGPLADRMDISIAIGQPSAEQMAGGDGEASATVRERVADARRLQAERLGEGRVNADLGPAELRRTIGLEPAARTLIASAFDALRLSGRGHDRVLRVARTVADLEGTERVRSEHVERALVLRSQGPR; encoded by the coding sequence GTGCATGCCAGTGCCCGCACTTTCGCGCTGATCGGCGTCGAGGCCCAGGAGGTCAGGGTCGAGGTCGACGTACGCTCGGGCCTGCCGAGCTTCTCGCTCGTCGGGCTGCCGGACGCCGCGGTCCGCGAATCGCGCGAGCGCGTCCGTGCCGCGGTCTCGAACGCCGGGTTCGAGTTCCCGCAACGCCGCATCACCGCCAACCTCGCGCCCGCGGACCTGCGCAAGGCGGGCCCCGGCTTCGATCTCGCGATCGCCGCCGCGCTCCTCGTTGCCTCAGACCAGATCAAGCCGCGTGCGCTCGAGGGGCTCGCGCTCGCCGGTGAGCTCGCGCTCGACGGAGGTGTTCGCGCCGCGCCCGGCGCTCTGGCGATGGCGGAGGCGGCGAGGAGGCTGGAGCTCGCCGGCATCGCCGTGGCGCGATCGAGCGGAGGGGAGGCGGCACTGGCCGGCGACGTCCGGGTCGTGCCCGTGTCGCACCTCGCCGACCTCAAGCTGCTCGGCTCCGACGACGAGCCGGAGCAGCCGTCACCGCTCGACATCGAACCCGCCGATCCGCTTCCCAGTGACCCGGATCTCGCTGACTTGCGCGGCCAGCCGATGCTGCGCTTCGCGCTCGAGGTCGCCGCCGCCGGTCGCCACAACATGCTGATGCTCGGTCCACCCGGCGCCGGGAAGTCGTTGGCCGCGCGGCGGCTTCCCTCGATCATGCCTGCGCTGACCCGCGCGGAAGCGATCGAGGTCATGCGCATCGCCGGAGCCTGCGGCCGTGCCGGCGCGCGGATCGGACGGCGTCCGTTCCGCGCGCCCCATCACACGATCTCCCCGGCGGGCCTCGTCGGCGGCGGGTCACCGCCGCGAGCGGGGGAGATCACGCTCGCCCACCGCGGTGTTCTCTTCCTCGACGAGCTCGGCGAGTTCACCCGGGAGGCGCTCGAGGCTCTCCGTGGCCCGCTCGAGGACGGCACCGTGTCGATCACCCGCGCCAACTCGCGTGCCACGTTCCCGTGCTCGTTCTCGCTGGTCGCGGCGGCGAATCCGTGCCCATGCGGGAGAGGAGCCGACTCCGGCGAGTGCGAGTGCGGCCCAGCCGCGGTGCGCCGGTACCGAGGCAGGCTCAGCGGGCCGCTCGCCGATCGGATGGACATCTCGATCGCGATCGGCCAACCGAGCGCCGAGCAGATGGCGGGAGGCGACGGGGAGGCGTCGGCGACCGTCCGCGAGCGGGTCGCAGACGCGCGACGTCTGCAGGCCGAGAGACTGGGGGAGGGCCGGGTCAACGCCGATCTCGGACCGGCCGAGCTGCGTCGGACGATCGGTCTCGAGCCGGCCGCGCGGACGCTCATCGCCTCCGCATTCGATGCGCTGAGGCTGTCGGGCCGCGGTCACGATCGCGTCCTGCGGGTCGCGCGAACCGTCGCCGACCTCGAGGGCACCGAGCGCGTGCGCTCCGAGCACGTCGAGCGAGCCCTGGTCCTGCGCTCCCAGGGGCCGAGATGA
- a CDS encoding DNA-protecting protein DprA: MSGAVARAGGTAVPPGDPARWRLEVRDADYPASLAELAERPDVAGPPPATIWGVGDRRLLTELEPTFAVTIVGSRRPSAYGLEVAEDLGSELAAAGLTVISGMAMGIDAAAHRGALAAQGASIAVLAGGPDDPYPPSQRGLHADLLAAGAAIGERPHGEEPPGPWAFRERNRIMAALSDATIVVEAAERSGSLITARIATELGRRVCCVPGRIGATLAAGPNGLIRDGAELIRGAEDFLDGAIGVGARRARMPARDLEPELERLLEVIEGGASTPDAIAAEGPGPAAEIAVALVRLEILGLVRCDSQGRYETSTHTRRRP, translated from the coding sequence ATGAGTGGCGCCGTCGCGCGGGCAGGCGGCACCGCGGTGCCGCCGGGGGACCCGGCTCGCTGGCGGCTCGAGGTCCGCGACGCCGACTATCCGGCCTCACTCGCCGAGCTCGCCGAGCGACCGGACGTCGCCGGCCCGCCGCCAGCGACGATCTGGGGCGTCGGGGACCGGCGACTGCTGACCGAGCTGGAGCCCACCTTCGCCGTGACTATCGTCGGCTCGCGACGGCCGAGCGCGTACGGTCTCGAGGTGGCCGAGGATCTCGGCTCCGAGCTCGCCGCCGCCGGGCTGACGGTGATCAGCGGGATGGCGATGGGGATCGACGCCGCGGCGCACCGCGGCGCGCTCGCCGCTCAGGGTGCCTCGATCGCGGTCCTCGCCGGCGGGCCGGACGATCCCTACCCGCCCTCTCAACGCGGTCTCCACGCCGACCTGCTCGCGGCCGGCGCCGCGATCGGCGAGAGACCTCACGGCGAGGAGCCGCCGGGTCCATGGGCGTTTCGCGAGCGCAACCGGATCATGGCCGCACTGAGCGACGCCACGATCGTGGTCGAGGCGGCGGAACGTTCCGGATCGCTGATCACGGCACGGATCGCGACCGAGCTCGGACGCCGCGTCTGCTGCGTGCCCGGCCGGATCGGGGCGACCCTGGCGGCCGGCCCGAACGGCCTGATCCGCGACGGCGCGGAGCTGATCCGGGGCGCGGAGGACTTCCTCGACGGCGCGATCGGTGTCGGCGCACGTCGCGCGCGGATGCCGGCTCGCGACCTCGAGCCGGAGCTCGAGCGGTTGCTCGAGGTGATCGAGGGTGGCGCGTCGACCCCTGACGCGATCGCCGCAGAGGGCCCGGGTCCGGCAGCCGAGATAGCGGTCGCGCTCGTCCGGCTGGAGATCCTCGGCCTCGTCCGCTGTGACTCGCAGGGCCGCTACGAGACCTCGACCCACACAAGGAGACGACCATGA
- a CDS encoding L,D-transpeptidase family protein, whose product MKRGVAISVVVLLLVLIAGAIGAYAYDSAHKSEIAEGITIGGVDVGGMTASQAEEAVREEYVAPLRKPITVQQDGTKYVLSAKKLDVQADISATVREAVSASQGSGMPDRLWRYASGGEIDKRIRPEITYSKESLDEFVNTIGKEVYEAPVDASVDPSPSSLNTVPGTPGQELDADSLRRQVEFAAAGTSDKPIEANVDKLQPEVTTKQLAAEYPTYMTVDRATFQLRLYKNLELEKTYTVAVGAEGFDTPVGEYTIQNMAVDPVWSVPDSDWAGNLAGQTIPGGAPNNPLKARWMGIYDGAGIHGTDDTASLGSAASHGCVRMAVPDVIDLYDRVDVGTPIYIG is encoded by the coding sequence ATGAAGCGCGGAGTCGCAATCAGCGTCGTGGTACTGCTGCTCGTGCTGATCGCGGGAGCGATCGGCGCCTACGCCTACGACTCGGCGCACAAGAGCGAGATCGCCGAGGGGATCACGATCGGCGGCGTCGACGTCGGCGGCATGACCGCCTCGCAGGCGGAGGAGGCCGTGCGCGAGGAGTACGTCGCGCCGCTTCGCAAGCCGATCACCGTCCAGCAGGACGGCACGAAGTACGTCCTGTCCGCGAAGAAGCTCGACGTCCAGGCCGACATCTCGGCCACCGTCCGCGAGGCTGTCTCCGCGAGCCAGGGCAGCGGCATGCCCGACCGCCTGTGGCGCTACGCCTCGGGCGGCGAGATCGACAAGCGGATCCGGCCCGAGATCACCTACTCCAAGGAGTCGCTCGACGAGTTCGTCAACACGATCGGCAAGGAGGTCTACGAGGCCCCGGTCGACGCGTCGGTGGATCCGTCGCCGAGCTCGCTCAACACCGTCCCCGGGACGCCCGGCCAGGAGCTCGACGCCGACTCGCTGCGCCGCCAGGTCGAGTTCGCCGCCGCCGGCACGAGCGACAAGCCGATCGAGGCCAATGTCGACAAGCTTCAGCCCGAGGTGACGACGAAGCAGCTCGCGGCCGAGTACCCGACCTACATGACCGTCGATCGCGCGACCTTCCAGCTGCGCCTCTACAAGAACCTCGAGCTCGAGAAGACCTACACCGTCGCCGTCGGCGCCGAGGGCTTCGACACGCCCGTCGGCGAGTACACGATCCAGAACATGGCCGTCGATCCGGTGTGGAGCGTGCCCGATTCGGACTGGGCCGGAAACCTCGCCGGGCAGACGATTCCCGGCGGAGCGCCTAACAACCCGCTCAAGGCCCGGTGGATGGGGATCTACGACGGCGCCGGCATCCACGGCACCGACGACACGGCCTCGCTCGGCAGCGCGGCGTCCCATGGTTGCGTGCGTATGGCCGTACCCGACGTGATCGACCTCTACGACCGCGTCGACGTCGGGACTCCGATCTACATCGGCTGA
- a CDS encoding alpha/beta hydrolase, giving the protein MPTSAEKARRKLARLLSDSGERRTPGPRRRPAPTPYDGPDPYGNPDPTPAWLEVDWQQHLRQITLEIERPSDGEGPYGQVPINYVDIGEGDVVLLVHGISGCWQNFLETIPAAAERHRVVALDLPGFGASPMPDWDVSIPAYARVVTAFADALELEKPTLVGNSMGGFISVEAVLRSPDRYRQLILLAAAGISSATVSARPVETAVRVLQALTPFALEWQKRTMRRPRLRALGFEGVFLHPRKLRYELLVEQLRGGTGRPAFLPAMESMLGYDVTDELGSILLPTTVVCGRQDRIVPPRDAAIFTHRIPNARLDCYEDCGHLPQLEHPIRFNRLLEELLVEHAGSSATGQQPSLAAPTAS; this is encoded by the coding sequence GTGCCCACGTCCGCCGAAAAGGCCCGCAGGAAGCTCGCCCGCCTGCTGAGCGACAGCGGTGAGCGGAGAACGCCCGGCCCGAGGCGGCGGCCGGCGCCGACCCCGTACGACGGGCCCGATCCCTACGGCAACCCGGACCCCACCCCCGCCTGGCTCGAGGTCGACTGGCAGCAGCATCTGCGACAGATCACGCTCGAGATCGAGCGACCAAGCGACGGCGAAGGACCCTACGGGCAGGTTCCGATCAACTACGTCGACATCGGCGAGGGCGACGTGGTCCTGCTCGTCCATGGCATCTCGGGGTGCTGGCAGAACTTCCTCGAGACGATCCCGGCCGCCGCCGAACGACATCGGGTCGTCGCGCTCGACCTGCCCGGCTTCGGCGCCTCGCCGATGCCCGACTGGGACGTCTCGATCCCCGCCTACGCGCGCGTGGTCACCGCGTTCGCCGATGCGCTCGAGCTCGAGAAGCCGACGCTCGTCGGCAATTCGATGGGCGGCTTCATCTCGGTCGAGGCGGTGCTGCGATCGCCCGATCGCTACCGCCAGCTGATCCTGCTCGCCGCGGCCGGCATCTCGAGCGCGACCGTCAGCGCGCGACCCGTCGAGACCGCGGTGCGCGTCCTTCAGGCGCTGACGCCGTTCGCGCTCGAGTGGCAGAAGCGGACGATGCGCAGACCGCGGCTGAGGGCGCTCGGCTTCGAGGGCGTCTTCCTCCACCCACGGAAGTTGCGCTACGAGCTGCTCGTCGAGCAGCTCCGCGGTGGAACGGGCCGGCCCGCGTTTCTACCGGCGATGGAATCGATGCTCGGATACGACGTCACCGACGAGCTCGGGTCGATCCTGCTGCCGACGACGGTCGTATGCGGACGCCAGGACCGGATCGTGCCCCCTCGCGACGCCGCGATCTTCACCCACCGGATCCCGAACGCGCGCCTCGACTGCTACGAGGATTGCGGCCACCTGCCGCAGCTCGAGCACCCGATTCGCTTCAACCGTCTGCTCGAGGAGCTCCTCGTCGAACACGCGGGGTCGAGCGCGACCGGCCAGCAGCCGAGCCTCGCCGCTCCGACCGCTTCCTAG
- the thiD gene encoding bifunctional hydroxymethylpyrimidine kinase/phosphomethylpyrimidine kinase — protein MPAAPPACLTIAGSDSGGGAGIQADLKAFARCGVHGTSAITALTAQNTVGVLGVEPVPPEFIVAQIDAVADDIAIAAVKVGMLGDARTAEAVAGAIERRFADVPVVVDPVMVSESGGTLLETDAEDVLARRVIPLATVTTPNVSEARRLAIAAGLSPAEAEAAGQGELARAIQGLGVEFVVVTGGHTERGRDALMKPGRKRPDWIHSSFDAAAKSAHGSGCTHSSSLAAFLAHGLDVSRAATEANAIASFAVRHGIDSIGGGPGPVDALGLPRRTEGGLAWFTEEYQESDPFRELPF, from the coding sequence ATGCCGGCCGCTCCGCCCGCCTGTCTGACGATCGCCGGGTCGGACTCGGGAGGGGGGGCCGGGATCCAGGCGGATCTCAAGGCGTTCGCACGCTGCGGGGTTCACGGCACGAGCGCGATCACCGCGCTCACGGCGCAGAACACCGTCGGCGTCCTCGGCGTCGAGCCGGTGCCGCCGGAGTTCATCGTCGCGCAGATCGACGCGGTCGCCGATGACATCGCGATAGCCGCGGTGAAGGTCGGCATGCTCGGCGACGCCAGGACCGCTGAGGCCGTCGCGGGAGCAATCGAGCGCCGCTTCGCCGACGTGCCGGTCGTCGTCGATCCGGTCATGGTCTCCGAGAGCGGCGGCACCCTGCTCGAGACCGATGCCGAGGACGTTCTCGCCCGGCGGGTGATACCGCTCGCGACCGTGACGACTCCCAACGTCTCTGAGGCCCGACGCCTGGCGATCGCCGCCGGGCTTTCTCCGGCCGAGGCCGAGGCCGCCGGGCAGGGCGAGCTCGCGCGCGCGATCCAGGGCCTGGGCGTCGAGTTCGTGGTCGTCACCGGCGGTCATACGGAGCGCGGTCGCGACGCACTCATGAAGCCTGGGCGCAAGCGGCCCGACTGGATCCACTCGTCGTTCGATGCCGCCGCGAAGTCGGCTCACGGCTCGGGCTGTACGCACTCTTCGTCGCTCGCGGCGTTCCTGGCCCACGGTCTCGACGTGAGCCGGGCGGCGACCGAGGCGAACGCGATCGCCTCATTCGCCGTGCGCCACGGCATCGATTCGATCGGCGGCGGACCGGGCCCCGTCGACGCGCTCGGTCTGCCGCGACGTACCGAGGGCGGCCTGGCTTGGTTCACCGAGGAGTACCAGGAGTCCGACCCTTTCCGGGAGCTCCCGTTCTGA
- the ilvD gene encoding dihydroxy-acid dehydratase yields MPSGLAGGGETANGDARAAGGLPRPRSAAVFDGPSRAAARAYMKGIGFDDAALKRPTVGIANTWTEAMPCNYGLRGLAEHVKEGVRAAGGTPMEFNTIAISDGITMGTRGMKTSLVSREMIADSIELAVTGYQFDAVIALSACDKTIPGCAMALARLDVPSLLLYGGSIAPGRYQGRDVTIVDVFEAIGAQAAGRISEQELTDLEDVASPGAGACGGQFTANTMACAFEALGISPGGSAMVPAEDPTKEEVAEQIGRLVMNVLAEDLRPSRIITRNSLENAIACVSASGGSTNGVLHLLAVAREAGIELDIDDFERVSRRTPTLADMKPGGRYVATDLYRAGGVPLLLSRLDDAGLLHRDELTVTGRTIGEEADAAVEGEGQEVVLPADAPLKPEGGIAILRGNLAADGAVVKAAGTARSGQTGPARVFEREEDCFRAVRGGEINPGDVIVIRNEGPAGGPGMREMLQVTAAIVGEGLGEEVALVTDGRFSGATRGLMVGHVAPEAVKGGAIAAVEEGDQITIDIAARELSVDLTDEQIAQRVAAYTAPEPAFPTGAMAKYAASVSSASAGAITV; encoded by the coding sequence ATTCCGAGCGGCCTCGCCGGCGGTGGCGAGACGGCGAACGGCGACGCCAGAGCGGCTGGCGGTCTTCCCCGGCCGCGCTCGGCAGCCGTGTTCGACGGCCCGTCGCGCGCGGCGGCGCGCGCCTACATGAAGGGGATCGGGTTCGACGACGCGGCGCTCAAGCGCCCGACCGTCGGCATCGCGAACACCTGGACCGAAGCGATGCCGTGCAACTACGGGTTGCGGGGCCTGGCCGAGCACGTCAAGGAGGGCGTCCGCGCCGCCGGCGGCACGCCGATGGAGTTCAACACGATCGCGATCTCGGACGGGATCACGATGGGTACCCGCGGGATGAAGACCTCGCTGGTCAGCCGCGAGATGATCGCCGACTCGATCGAGCTCGCGGTGACCGGCTATCAGTTCGACGCGGTCATCGCCCTGTCGGCCTGCGACAAGACGATCCCGGGTTGTGCGATGGCTCTCGCGCGCCTCGACGTTCCCTCGCTCCTGCTCTACGGGGGGTCGATCGCCCCTGGTCGCTACCAGGGGCGCGACGTCACGATCGTCGACGTATTCGAGGCGATCGGCGCCCAGGCGGCGGGCAGGATCTCCGAACAGGAGCTGACCGATCTCGAGGACGTCGCGAGCCCTGGAGCCGGGGCGTGCGGCGGCCAGTTCACCGCGAACACGATGGCCTGCGCGTTCGAGGCGCTCGGGATCTCCCCCGGGGGTTCGGCGATGGTGCCGGCGGAGGATCCGACGAAGGAGGAGGTCGCCGAGCAGATCGGCCGGCTCGTCATGAACGTCCTCGCCGAGGATCTGCGACCGAGCCGCATCATCACCCGGAACTCACTCGAGAACGCGATCGCCTGCGTCAGCGCGTCGGGCGGATCGACCAACGGGGTGCTGCACCTGCTCGCGGTCGCGCGTGAGGCCGGGATCGAGCTCGACATCGACGACTTCGAGCGCGTCTCCCGCCGCACCCCGACCCTCGCCGACATGAAGCCTGGCGGGCGCTACGTCGCGACCGATCTCTACCGCGCCGGGGGTGTCCCGTTGCTGCTTTCGCGGCTCGACGATGCGGGGCTGCTGCACCGCGACGAGCTGACCGTCACCGGGCGGACGATCGGGGAGGAGGCCGACGCGGCGGTCGAGGGCGAGGGCCAGGAGGTCGTGCTGCCGGCCGATGCTCCGCTCAAGCCGGAGGGCGGGATCGCGATCCTGCGCGGCAACCTCGCAGCCGACGGCGCGGTCGTGAAGGCAGCCGGTACCGCGCGGAGCGGGCAGACCGGGCCGGCACGGGTCTTCGAGCGCGAGGAGGATTGCTTCCGTGCCGTCCGCGGCGGGGAGATCAACCCCGGCGACGTGATCGTGATCCGCAACGAGGGGCCCGCCGGTGGTCCGGGAATGCGCGAGATGCTCCAGGTCACCGCCGCGATCGTCGGCGAGGGGCTCGGTGAAGAGGTCGCGCTCGTCACCGACGGGCGGTTCTCGGGAGCCACCCGAGGACTGATGGTCGGGCATGTCGCGCCCGAGGCGGTCAAGGGTGGAGCGATCGCGGCGGTCGAGGAAGGTGATCAGATCACGATCGACATCGCCGCCCGCGAGCTGTCGGTCGACCTGACCGACGAGCAGATCGCTCAGCGTGTCGCCGCCTACACCGCTCCCGAGCCGGCCTTCCCGACCGGCGCGATGGCGAAATACGCCGCCAGCGTCAGCTCGGCGTCGGCCGGCGCGATAACCGTCTAG
- a CDS encoding NAD-dependent epimerase/dehydratase family protein, producing MSSAMTPAQDRRARRVLITGLSTYWGGRLAEALEADDAIEAIVGVDSREPTRELNRTEFVRVSNQHALLERIVRAAAIDTVIDTRMIVNSAVAPAAVRHENNVLGTMNILAACSGADSPVRKFVFKSSSLAYGSFADDPAFFTEDMTRKHPASTSLENDIDEAEAAVEEFASRNPDVTVTCLRCANVLGPDVVTNFTRMFALPVIPTILGFDPRIGFVHEDDIVHALEHAAFYDLPGCFNVVGDGVLVMSEVISLLGKRAAPVLPPFKAGAVLAALRALGLGMPPEMVEMMRFGRGLDNRRLKATGFEYGYTSRETVVEFGEKLRLNAVMRGMESSYIYEREVEDFLRWSPLVNREGSSGG from the coding sequence GTGAGCTCGGCGATGACGCCCGCCCAGGATCGCCGCGCGCGGCGCGTCCTGATAACCGGCCTGTCGACCTACTGGGGCGGCCGGCTCGCCGAGGCGCTCGAGGCCGATGACGCGATCGAGGCGATCGTCGGCGTCGACTCGCGCGAGCCGACACGCGAGCTCAACCGAACCGAGTTCGTCCGCGTCTCGAACCAGCATGCGCTGCTCGAGCGGATCGTCCGCGCGGCGGCGATCGACACGGTCATCGACACGCGGATGATCGTCAACTCCGCCGTGGCTCCGGCCGCCGTGCGCCACGAGAACAACGTCCTCGGGACGATGAACATCCTCGCGGCGTGCTCGGGCGCGGACTCGCCGGTCCGCAAGTTCGTCTTCAAGAGCTCCTCGCTCGCCTACGGCTCGTTCGCCGACGACCCGGCGTTCTTCACCGAGGACATGACCCGCAAGCATCCGGCCTCGACATCACTCGAGAACGACATCGACGAGGCCGAGGCGGCCGTGGAGGAGTTCGCGTCGCGAAACCCCGACGTGACGGTGACCTGCCTGCGCTGCGCGAACGTGCTCGGACCGGACGTCGTGACGAACTTCACGCGGATGTTCGCGCTGCCGGTGATCCCGACGATCCTCGGGTTCGACCCGCGGATCGGCTTCGTCCACGAGGACGACATCGTCCACGCGCTCGAACACGCCGCCTTCTACGACCTGCCCGGATGCTTCAACGTCGTCGGCGACGGCGTCCTCGTGATGTCGGAGGTGATCAGCCTGCTGGGCAAGCGCGCGGCACCCGTGCTGCCGCCGTTCAAGGCCGGCGCCGTGCTCGCGGCGCTGCGAGCTCTCGGCCTCGGGATGCCGCCCGAGATGGTCGAGATGATGCGCTTCGGCCGCGGGCTCGACAATCGGAGGCTCAAGGCAACGGGCTTCGAGTACGGATACACCTCGCGCGAGACGGTGGTCGAGTTCGGCGAGAAACTGCGCCTGAACGCGGTCATGCGGGGCATGGAGTCCTCCTACATCTACGAGCGCGAGGTCGAGGACTTCCTGCGCTGGAGCCCGCTCGTCAACCGCGAGGGCTCCTCGGGCGGCTGA
- a CDS encoding tyrosine recombinase: MGTAADEESTISAAWRAALSGFETELRGRSSSAATIRAYSTDLAELASWASERGEEPGALSARDLRGFAGSLSDRRLARATVARKLAAVRAFHDHLVRHGLAEQNPAELVARPKRERHLPRVLGRDQVAALLDAMPARTSLELRDRALFELAYSSGLRAEELIALDLSSPDFDAEMLRVVGKGRKTRIVPFGEPARRALGAYLDRGRPALVGPGEEQALFVSRNGRRLSTSDVRRRLTKWIRELSIAGHVSPHTMRHSFATHLLEGGADLRSIQELLGHASVSTTQVYTRVDPSRLRSQYSTAHPRA; encoded by the coding sequence GTGGGAACCGCCGCCGACGAGGAGAGCACGATCAGCGCCGCCTGGCGTGCGGCCCTGAGCGGCTTCGAGACCGAGCTTCGCGGCCGCTCGAGCTCGGCGGCGACGATCCGCGCCTACTCCACCGACCTCGCCGAGCTCGCTAGCTGGGCCAGCGAGCGCGGGGAGGAGCCCGGCGCGCTGAGCGCACGCGACCTGCGCGGCTTCGCCGGATCGCTCTCCGACCGCAGGCTCGCTCGGGCGACCGTCGCTCGCAAGCTCGCCGCGGTACGCGCCTTCCACGACCATCTCGTTCGCCACGGGCTGGCCGAGCAGAACCCGGCCGAGCTCGTCGCGAGGCCGAAGCGCGAGCGCCATCTCCCGCGTGTGCTCGGCCGCGACCAGGTCGCCGCGCTGCTCGATGCGATGCCCGCACGCACCTCTCTCGAGCTCCGCGACAGGGCGCTGTTCGAGCTCGCCTATTCCTCCGGCCTGCGCGCCGAGGAGCTGATCGCGCTCGATCTCTCTTCGCCCGACTTCGACGCCGAGATGCTGCGGGTCGTGGGCAAGGGTCGCAAGACCCGGATCGTCCCGTTCGGGGAGCCCGCCCGCCGCGCGCTCGGTGCCTATCTCGACCGTGGCCGCCCGGCGCTCGTCGGACCGGGCGAGGAGCAGGCGCTGTTCGTGTCGCGAAACGGTCGCCGGCTCTCGACGTCGGACGTACGCCGGCGGCTCACGAAGTGGATCCGCGAGCTGTCGATCGCGGGCCACGTCTCGCCGCACACGATGCGCCACTCCTTCGCGACCCATCTGCTCGAGGGTGGTGCGGATCTGCGCTCGATCCAGGAGTTGCTCGGCCACGCGAGCGTCTCGACGACCCAGGTCTATACGCGTGTCGATCCGAGCCGGCTTCGCAGCCAGTACTCGACGGCGCATCCACGAGCATGA
- a CDS encoding acyltransferase family protein: MASERTSLATRADLSEEGVPDRAALDNIDSGELRDLLPAIEPERTIDDWGRSERVEGFFDRTLFEFYYRYWFRCEVEGIENVPAEGGALLVSNHGGALPPDAAMIAKAIREEHPTPRPLNITVEHFFKGYPGLSMLVPKIGCVAAHPANVQRLLADEQSLVLVFPEGRKGTEKLYKDRYKLRRFGRGGFVEAAMRAEAKIVPIAVVGAEEAMPTFAQVSVLQKLTGLIYFPITPSFPWTGLAAGLGFLPAKFKLRFLEPIDTVQFGGAEARHDKALVQTVAQEIRARIQENLHDMLARRRSIWFG, encoded by the coding sequence ATGGCCTCCGAGCGGACATCTCTCGCGACCCGAGCCGACCTATCCGAAGAGGGGGTCCCCGACCGCGCCGCGCTTGACAACATCGACTCGGGCGAGCTGCGCGACCTGCTGCCCGCGATCGAGCCCGAGCGGACGATCGACGACTGGGGTCGCTCGGAGCGCGTCGAAGGATTCTTCGACAGGACGCTGTTCGAGTTCTATTACCGCTACTGGTTTCGCTGTGAGGTCGAGGGGATCGAGAACGTCCCGGCCGAGGGCGGGGCGCTGCTCGTCTCGAACCACGGCGGCGCGCTGCCGCCCGACGCCGCGATGATCGCGAAGGCGATCCGCGAGGAGCACCCGACTCCGCGACCGCTCAACATCACCGTCGAGCACTTCTTCAAGGGCTACCCCGGGCTCTCGATGCTCGTCCCGAAGATCGGCTGCGTGGCCGCGCACCCGGCGAACGTTCAGCGTCTGCTCGCCGACGAGCAGAGTCTCGTACTCGTCTTCCCCGAGGGCCGCAAGGGGACCGAGAAGCTCTACAAGGACCGCTACAAGCTGCGCCGCTTCGGCCGCGGCGGCTTCGTCGAGGCCGCGATGCGAGCCGAGGCGAAGATCGTCCCGATCGCCGTCGTCGGAGCCGAGGAGGCGATGCCGACCTTCGCCCAGGTGAGCGTCCTGCAGAAGCTGACCGGGCTGATCTACTTCCCGATCACGCCGTCGTTCCCGTGGACCGGTCTCGCGGCCGGCCTCGGCTTCCTACCGGCCAAGTTCAAGCTCCGCTTCCTCGAGCCGATCGACACCGTCCAGTTCGGCGGCGCCGAGGCGCGCCACGACAAGGCGCTCGTCCAGACCGTCGCGCAGGAGATCCGGGCGCGGATCCAGGAGAACCTCCACGACATGCTGGCCCGCCGGCGCTCGATCTGGTTCGGGTGA